Genomic window (Drosophila sulfurigaster albostrigata strain 15112-1811.04 chromosome 2R, ASM2355843v2, whole genome shotgun sequence):
CAAATTAAATCTGTTTATATTGTATCtgtttattgtatttcatcataaatatgtatattttacatttatttttgttatctaGTAagcttttgttatatttatagctGAATGTAGTTTTATGAACTTGATATATATGCATTTAGTTCTTgtctaaattatttatttggaaatCGTTTAATTCATATTAGAATGTGTCAAATACCTGACAACTTTTTAACGGCCGATCTCGTGCGTCATCCGCGATGCAATAAGCCAAAATTTGATCTGGTAAGCATGTggttaatacaataaaaataatacagttAAGAGCAACATTGTTGCTTAGAGCATACATCATACGGTGAGCAAGATATGGACGCATTCACGTTTCATGTTCATCTTTGAGCGAGGCGATCTCAATTTGGCTGCACACTATTTGGCTGAGCGAATGCACGAACCCTTTCAGCCGTTTCCCTTTGCCAGTGTGGCCGTGCATAATTCGGTAAAGGATGATTTCATTGAGCGTCTGCGAAGTCGCTTTCATCAGGTGAAACCGCATGTGGCGTTGCATCCAAATTTTGAGCGCAGCCTCAACGAACTAAAGCTGGGCGGAGTGAAATATGTGGTTGCCGACGAGGAGAATGCTCCGCCATTCGCCAGTCCCATACTCGTGACGGACAATGTGACGCATTTGTTCTTCAGCAGCAGTCCCTCGGGTGTGGTCACACTGAAAGGTTTCAATACGATTAGAGAGGCTCAGGGCATATTCGGCGCCGAGACGCCGCCCTTTAGTGCCGTGCACATCTTTGATGAGAGCATCACGAGTGTCTATGCTCTGGCCGCAATCGTCAATTGTGTGCAGTTCTATGTGAATTGTTTTGATGTTTGTACGATGCCCATTTTACCATACTATGGCATGCGGCAGAGTCGAGCTCTGCTCCATGATGGCTATCACATGGAGACTTTGGAAATTGGCGGTGTATGGAAGATCATTACGTTCCCCTATACAACAACTCTGGTGCGTCAATGTGATTGTGTAAAGGGTGAATGTACTTGTTCATCTAAGGATAAATCTTGCGATGTCAGTGGAAAGAAGCAGACGCAGATTCAGAATATTCTTCAAATAGACGAGGCCGAGGAGTCGCTAGAAAAATTAAACTAGCGTTAAGCGAAAAATATGTTACACAAACTTTAACTTCCTGACTGACTGCGATGTCTGGCTTCAGCTGGTGCTACTATCAAAGAACTACTAAGAAATTTCCCACTTCCAGTTGCCATTTCGACTGCCATGGCACATGTGGCCCCATAATTTTCGCGGTAGTTGCGTTTGAATTGCATCTACAGTAGAAACTAGAAgccatttgaaattaattttttttaagattagTTGTAATTAGTTAGGATTTATTATTCGGCGtgatattcattaaaatgaatcGATTAAATCGAAAGTAAtctgtaaaataataatcaacaattCAAAAGTATAATGTTTAGTATGAACTCAAATAGTGTGACCAAAGTTGCTCTAGCGACATGTAAACAGGGACAATATAGTTCCTTAAAGCTGCTTTATCGATACATATAAGAAAAGAAGATATCGGTAATCGACGTCGAAAATTTCGACTTGTAACAGCAGATGAAAGTCATTGTCGAATAGTAacataattattgttatatttgtatatttttataatatagaatttaattctaagatgcaattataataagtaaataaatacaaacttGTCCGTTCcttgaaaaagttaaaaaaaattgaaatttttgcatatctgtagatatactaaatatatctGCCAACATTCTTTACATAACTGTTAGTTTTtatctgttttattttttgaatagcTTGATCGGcctaaatttgttgtatataaaaatacaattttttttctgctttttttttatttaaattttaaagaccattcaatttaaatttttgttatcaCTCTAtgaacattttgttatttatctCTGATTTTTAGTCATTCGTTCTGGTTCCTctttattagttatttaagaCACTTATATTGAATTCGcatatcttttttatttttatcgtaTGTCTTTTTTTcaagtgaattaaatttttattcgCAATTAATTTCATAGATTCTAATGCTCACTTCTTGGTTAGCGAGTTATGACTGTACTTGGCCTTAGCCACAATAATTTGTCTGCATTTATCAGCCCGTGTCTGGCGCTTCCGCTTTGACAGTCTCGACTGTCAGTCGACTAAGACTACGACGAGTAGAGTGCGAGTACACGAACTTATGTCGCAGACTGttggttttttaataaaactttgCGCAGCTTCCACGCGAAGTAATCGTAGAAGGGTCTGATTCGCAACAGGAATTGAGCTGCTTTTGCCGAGGCCAACTATTAAACTGGCAGCCAGCCATtagttgcggctgctgctgttgctgttgctgatgctgttgatgctgcggCAGCAAGTTGTCGCCAGGCATCGACAGCAATAACAAGTACAAGAGCAACAGCGACAGTTGAGTTTTTGGGCTTTTATGTGCCAACTTGTTAATGAGTTTGCTTGGCGTCGAACCTGGTGGAAGCTCCTTGGCAAGCCATAACCAATTCGTAACTGCTCTTCATGCTCTGTCATGAAGGcctaatgttgttgctgcaatgcCTGACAGCTGACACTCAGACTGTCTGTTGGATAACTAACTGACTGCTTATTCACATTTGTCAGTTCTGTCTGCAATTTGTGATTGCTGTTTGACAGATTTTGACTGCTTTCAGCAGACAGTCTTCCAAAAAGGGCAAAGCATACtcaaatgtttaaaatagaacgtatattaaattatgaactTAAGCTTGCTGATGAAAATCTTTTATGTTGTTATGTTTGTGAATATCATGGAATTATGGCGAAAGCATTTTTGAAAACATctgatattaaatatttgatgtcTGTGTGTTGCGTGGAAAAAAAGCTTAGTGGagatgtttatttgtttgcctgGTCGTCTGGCATTTgtcataaattgttatttatgtctggctttggcattggcattggcattgcccATATTGCCACGCCCTCAATTTTTGCCCATTGGCCTGCGGCTGTCATTCTATTAAGCTGCCAAACTtgaaattttcgacagtgtcGCGGTTCAGTCGATGCCGCAGATTTTCCtcttgtttcgttttgtttgctttttttctgttcCTGTTCACAGATACTTTTCAAATGTGACGTCACTTGTCAGCAGAGTCTGGTCGAAGctggcagcaggcagcaggcctCGAGCAGCATTTATGTCTGCCAGTttgccagctgccagttgccagttgccagttgtggGCCAAAGGGAAGAAGGCACAACATCAACCGCAACGGACACTTGTCAGCTGCCGACGCTGTTGTTGCAAGCACTTGATGTATGTGGTGTCCATTACTGTTCTAGTTgttcctcttgttgttgttgctactgctaaAATGCGGCATTACTTGCTGAGCGTAAACGTAATAGAGTCTAGGTTCAGCTTAATATGAATAATCTACTCGACTCGCACATCGCCTTTGGCCATTCATAAAACACTTTATCGATGTTGCTGCAAGTTTTAAACATTGCTTTTGGGTTTTAGTAAAAGTTAAAAACGCGTGTTAGCTGGTTTTAGTTAGAAATGAAGTGAAATAGCTTTAAGTAAGTTATGACTGTTAATGACTGTTATTAATGGCAtttaatctaaataaatataaattaaaataaatataacgtATGCTAGACAATGTAATCTCTACAAAATAAGGCTGATGACGCCTATAAAGATTCgtcaaaatagaaaaacaagtaagaaagttacagtcgagtgtgctcgactgtgagatacccgctacccatttttaataagggcaaaatattgcggtattgttttcaaaatataccgaaaatactaaaaaaatataccaaatggtatgtttggtatatcgatacagcacaccattcaaaatataccatagacggcacaatgtaccagattgtcggccaaagcaactaagagccctagtaagtaggcgtttttgcacatacaaaagtatttctttaataacttccacaatttttatctgatcgcaaccaaattttcagaaatcataactactatagtaattgtagTATACACTagaattcgcaactctagccttaaaattacgcttgtgattcgatttttttgatttgtgggaGCGGGAGTGGGctgcaaaaaatgaaatacttgatctgcgtgcaaacataacaaatgctgtcgaaaaaaaattatagctctatctcttatagtctctgagatctaggtgttcatacggacagacggacggacggacagacggacatggctatatcgtctcggctgttgacgctgatcaagaatatatatattttatagggtcggagatgcctccttctacctgttacatacatttcctgccggcacaaagttataatacccttctaccctatgggtatcgggtataatGAGCCACGTCTGGCCGTCTGGCCCTATGAATTACTGGATCCCagagattataagagatagagcacTAATTTTTTCAGTAGCACTTGTTCTGTTAGCACGTTAGTTGAAagtttttgccacgcccacttccgccttcGCTAATCGAATAGCAAACGTACATCTGAAGTACGACAATCTagtttattttgtactctatattatatatttgattgtaGTACTACGTCAATCTAGCCTtcggtacattttagtatttttctgatatatttttgtggaatATGGGTGTGTGTTGAAAATGAgcagcgggtatctcgcagtcgagtaGGCTTGACTCTAGCTTTCAtacatgtttattttatttatttttttatatagtaaacaaataaatcatttgtAAATCGAAGTAAAGGTACGACATCGGTATTATTAAATTGgtttaataaagtaaaataaatatattatttttagccTATATTTATACGCTGCGCTTTCGAATATCGATGATCTATTTATAAtgctttcattattttatagcATATACATAATAATGGAGActtaagaaatacaaaaattaaatattaagtaaagTACGagtgacaaaaaaaacaagtaagaaagttacagtcgagtgtgcttgactgtgagatacccactacccattttgaatgaaagcaaaatattgcggtattatttttaaaatataccgaaaatactacattaattctacaaatataccgagtgatatatttggtatatcgatatggtaccacattcaaaatataccatagacggcacaatataccagattgtcggccaaagcaactaagacccccagtaagaaagcgtttttgcccatacaaaagtatttatttaataccttccacaatttttatctgatcgcaatcaaattttcaggaatcacaactactatagttgttattgtatataccaaaacagcTCTATCTGTAAAATTACGGTTGTTATTAgacttttttgatttgcgggggcggaagtgggcgtggcaaaaatttgaaacaaacttgatctgcgtgcaaacattacaaatgctgtcgaaaaaaaataaagctctatctcttgtagtctctgagatctaggtgttcatacggacagacggacagacacacagacggacagacggacagacggacagacagacagacggacagacagacagacggacatggctagatcgtctcgtctgttgacgctgatcaagaatatatatactttatagggtcggagatgcctccttctacctgttacatacatttcctgccggcacaaagttataatacccttctaccctatgggtagcgggtataatgagCCATGTATGGCCGTCTGGCCCTATGAATTACTGGATGCCagagattataagagatagagcacTAATTTTTTCAGTAGCACTTGTTCTGTTAGCACGTAGCTCAAGTTAGTTAAAagtttttgccacgcccacttccacctTCGCTAATCGAATAGCAAACGTACTTCTGAAGTACGACAATCTagtttattttgtactctatattatatatttgattgtagtactacatcaatctagccttcggtatattttagtatttttctgatatatttttttggaataTGGGTGTTTGTTGAAAATGggcagcgggtatctcacagtcgagtaagcttgactctagctttcttacatgtttattttatttatttttttatatagtaaataaataaatcatttgtaAATCATAGTAAAGGTACGACATcggtattattaaatatattatttttagccTTTATACGCTGCGCTAGATCTATGatctatttaaaatgttttcattattttatagcATTTTCATACATAATAACTTAGACTGTAGacttaaataagaaataaaaaattaaatattaagtagCGTACGAgtgacaaaaaataaatgtattttcgaTGTGCTTTGcagtgtttgttttgttgttgaaattttttgtatttctgtaAACAAACCTTGCTACGTACTTAACGTACGTTGTCGAGTatctaaaaagaaaataatgtaaatgcTTTTCAAAAGAGCTAGACAttgtatttgctttaaattcatttagaataatattgaaaaaaatatatttaatttatatatatttacttaatttctGTAAATCTTCGACACCTTCGTTAGATTACTGATAGCTTAGTGCGCTACTTCAACAGCcgtttaagtttttattaatttagttatgATTCGACAATGGACTTGGCAATGGGAGCAAAACTTGTGCCcctttgcaaattttgtggCAGAATAGATGTTTGCTGGCAACATGAAAACATGCTGAATGATTCCGAAAACCAACTGCTCATAGAACAAGCAATCCATTCAAAACCGCTGGCcacatacaatacaaaacaatgCGATTGACCGCAAACGAggacaacaatttgaaaaacattACCCATACGCCATGTGTGCGACATAGAAAACATGGCAGCAAAGATatacacaaaaaccaaaagaaaggCCCGTCGAGGAGGTGGCAATGAGGACTCGCATGTGGTCTCAGCCATGGTGCACAGTGTATTTTCAACACCTGCTGGTCAAACAAATCGTGTTCATTTTGGGTACAAACACTAATTTCGACAAGGTGCAAACAAGCTGTCGTTCCGAGTCTGGGGATGTGCAAGAGAATGGAGCATACAATGGGGCACGCACACATActagcatacacacacactcacacacacacggttGCATGTCACGTGCTGCCGGGTCtggtctgtgtctgtgtctatgtttgtgtctgtgtcaGTGTCTGCGGCTGTGCTCGGCTGTGCCTGTCGTCGACAGATAAAATgcttttttgaaaaatgtaaaattgcatttgtaaCCGCATTTCATTAGAGAAAGAAAGTCAAGCGTCaggtagcagcagcagcagcagcagacgacgCCGGCTGTGGCACGTACCCCAAAATGCCATTGGggcaacacaaacagcaacgTTCAAcgtgcagcaagcagcaaaccAGCAGCTAGCAACCGGCTGGCGGCAACTAGCAActcgcaactggcaactggcaacgtGCAACCGGCAAACCTGCAGCAAAAGTCCGCATTCGCGACAGCGAAACGAAACGTCACGGTCAGCGGACAAGCAACAACATGCTGAAAGAACGAAGGTgcgaaagagaagagagagagagcgactgaaagagtgagagagagaggttaAAGCCAGCCATGTTACAGTTgccatttttgttgctgctgctgtcagaACATAAACATGGCTATTCTCCCATCtctgcctctgtgtgtgtgagctcgTTTAGGCCTTAAATGGCTTTCAACAATGTTCATGCGGgccgttgtgtgtgtgcgtgtgtgttttggttaAGGGGTGTGGGTGAGTACGATATGCGACATTCTTATCGAAATGTGCAAAGTATGTGACAATAAATGATTCGACAAACATGATAATTCGATCAACAGCATGCAGTTTAGCAGACTGATTGCCAAAAGATATGCTACTGATTCAATAACATGACCAATACGATTAAAACTGACAGACAAATAAAgattatttgcaatttcgaTTTGCAACTTCTCTtgcattattgttttttggttgAGCACTAAACTTAACAGTTTCACTTGTTATTTTCTGATTATATTTCTCAGAATTATACAACTAAGGCTACAATTTGTTGCTTATAAATAACGTTCAATTAACAATCTTAGCtataaaagaattaaataaataatagttaataaattttaagtcAGAAAAAcatcattcaaaataaaaatgagatatctttttcgaaaacaaataaattgaacacgggaaaaagaattaattttatatgcaCGACAGCTGACTTTCGGTaggattaaaaaaatatataaaacagaaTTGTGACCTATATgggttttaaaatatacaggTAGGATTAAGGATATTAGAAAAGGGTAAGGTACCCTTGATTACCGAAAGGTATCAACTATTGCAAAAGCCGGTCTATTTCTATTGTCCTCTGCTTACCACAGCTTATCGATAGATATCGTTGAGTagttttaaaaagaatatgaTGAATATGAATCAGACGACACATAGAGAGATTAAAGTTCTCATATAAAGTGTGTAGTAATGGTAAAATCATTATTAAGTTTTATTgtgaaatcaatttgatttgcaaaaaggtgtaatttaataaatcataaGTTCTTGTTATGAATTCAAAACTtgggaaatgaaaattaaataaaataaatgcttatTTGTAATTCCTACAAATTTTAAAGGCTTAACACctttcaaaaatttcaaaaattttccgctAAAAAAATTCAGTAAAAAATCTAGAAATGCAAGTTATATGATAACTTTAATGAAGATATAATGTGCTAGGCATCTTTGTCTATTTTTGCTAAgtgcaaattaacaaaatttgtgaaacgatttttaaataacttttctGAAATGCTGTCTCTTGTTATctgttaaatgtatttaacattttcttaaaCTTTGTGTTTTGT
Coding sequences:
- the LOC133839481 gene encoding uncharacterized protein LOC133839481; translated protein: MCQIPDNFLTADLVRHPRCNKPKFDLSIHHTVSKIWTHSRFMFIFERGDLNLAAHYLAERMHEPFQPFPFASVAVHNSVKDDFIERLRSRFHQVKPHVALHPNFERSLNELKLGGVKYVVADEENAPPFASPILVTDNVTHLFFSSSPSGVVTLKGFNTIREAQGIFGAETPPFSAVHIFDESITSVYALAAIVNCVQFYVNCFDVCTMPILPYYGMRQSRALLHDGYHMETLEIGGVWKIITFPYTTTLVRQCDCVKGECTCSSKDKSCDVSGKKQTQIQNILQIDEAEESLEKLN